The following coding sequences are from one Xiphophorus couchianus chromosome 22, X_couchianus-1.0, whole genome shotgun sequence window:
- the LOC114138387 gene encoding THAP domain-containing protein 6-like — MPVSCSAYGCKNRRTILSKHRGITFHQFPKDPGLRKAWILAFRRLDFKPSNKTVLCSDHFMQADFDRTGQTVRLREGVIPSVFASFPYHLKRRPIKARSTKTSRRALEPIKDPVPAPKCSEPPKPAVSDHHYALDPAQVKKKLSDAQARIEELERQLRNAKDRERRQKQVLKSLLERLEERGMLSEAIEIELLQESD, encoded by the exons ATGCCGGTGTCCTGCTCAGCTTATGGCTGTAAAAACAGACGAACCATTCTAAGTAAGCATCGAGGGATAACTTTTCACCA GTTCCCCAAAGATCCTGGGCTCAGAAAAGCCTGGATCTTAGCATTCAGAAGACTGGACTTCAAGCCATCTAATAAAACCGTCCTCTGTAGTGATCACTTTATGCAAGCTGATTTTGACAGAACCGGTCAAACTGTACGATTGAGGGAAGGTGTTATCCCTTCTGTTTTTGCATCTTTTCCATATCATCTAAAGAGG AGGCCCATTAAAGCCAGGTCAACGAAGACATCAAGGCGTGCGTTGGAACCAATCAAGGATCCCGTCCCTGCTCCCAAATGTTCAGAACCTCCAAAGCCTGCAGTCTCT GATCATCACTATGCTCTGGATCCtgctcaagtaaaaaaaaagctatctgACGCTCAAGCACGGATCGAGGAGCTGGAGCGACAGCTCAGAAATGCAAAGGATCGAGAAAGGAGACAGAAACAAGTTTTAAAGTCACTCCTGGAACGATTAGAAGAAAGAGGAATGCTATCAGAGGCAATAGAGATCGAACTGCTCCAGGAATCTG ATTGA
- the cog2 gene encoding conserved oligomeric Golgi complex subunit 2, with the protein MNLPKGPDSLCFDKDVFMKDDFDVDQFVAECRKQVQLEEMREDLEMYYKLLKTAMVELINKDYADFVNLSTNLVGMDKALNQLSVPLGQLREEVMSLRSCVSEVIQAIDNQLSKQEDLQKKKVCVLRLIQVVRSVEKIEKILHSQSSKDSSSLEISSPLLAGQILERIATEFNQLQFHAVQSKGMPLLDKVRPRIAGITSMLQQSLEGLLIEGLQTSNVDMVRHCLRTYATIDKTRDAEALVGQVLVKPYMDQVIVEEVVKSSPSGLQLMFSRLLDFVPHHCRLLREVTGGAISSDKADTVPGYDFLVNSVWPEMIRGVEERLAYIFNPGNPEIFYERYSVSMDFVRRFEQQCSSQASVKRLRVHPSYTSFNNKWNLPVYFQLRYKEIAGRLENTIGDGLEAAPAGGLFHLQVSEVLWSCLVRCWSDKVYLSPLAHRFWKLTLQLYSRYAKFLDEALTKNPAFEAPKEPTRPLPSSASSTSSRTSLDEGGSEGGGPAALSTKQLVFIAADIQKLQEKIPELSEMVRQRLDAIGIKNFAVVEDALADSRVRLSSSIPSLNTRMTQHLTERSCRFLKSASEVPRLYRRTNKDLPVRASAYMDNALQPLHQLLADSTGLVNPLTAQEWLRVTLSDCTQKYYETISEVLSSVKKMEDSLKRLKQARKGASAAVTTGTNGGPTDDSKIRLQLALDVECLGEQIQKMGLRPSDISMFSTLMELVKEARDLAEQNQ; encoded by the exons ATGAATTTGCCGAAAGGACCAGATTCTCTGTGCTTcgataaagatgtttttatgaag GACGATTTTGACGTCGACCAATTTGTGGCCGAGTGTCGAAAGCAGGTCCAGCTGGAGGAGATGAGAGAAGACCTGGAGATGTACTACAAACTGCTGAAAACAGCCATGGTGGAGCTCATCAACAAGGATTATGCAGATTTTGTCAACCTCTCTACCAACCTG GTGGGAATGGACAAAGCCCTCAATCAGCTTTCGGTGCCACTGGGACAGTTACGAGAGGAGGTTATG agTTTGCGTTCCTGTGTGAGTGAAGTGATACAGGCCATTGATAACCAGCTGTCCAAACAGGAagacctgcagaaaaaaaag GTGTGCGTACTGAGGTTGATTCAGGTGGTTCGCTCGGTGGAGAAGATTGAGAAGATTCTCCACTCGCAGAGCTCGAAGGACTCCAGTTCTCTGGAAATCAGCAG cCCTTTGTTAGCGGGCCAGATCCTGGAGCGGATTGCAACAGAATTCAACCAGCTTCAGTTTCACGCTGTGCAAAGCAAAGGCATGCCCCTGCTCGACAAAGTCAGACCT CGCATTGCGGGGATCACCTCCATGCTGCAGCAGTCCCTGGAGGGTCTGTTGATCGAGGGTCTGCAGACGTCCAATGTGGACATGGTGCGCCACTGCCTGAGGACGTACGCCACCATAGACAAAACCCGAGACGCAGAAGCTTTGGTGGGACAAGTGCTGGTCAAACCATACATGGACCAG GTTATAGTAGAAGAAGTTGTGAAGTCCAGTCCGAGCGGTCTTCAGCTGATGTTCTCCAGACTGTTGGACTTTGTTCCTCACCACTGCAGACTGCTTCGAGAGGTGACTGGAGGAGCTATATCCAG TGACAAGGCTGATACGGTGCCAGGTTATGATTTTCTAGTGAACTCTGTGTGGCCGGAGATGATCAGAGGAGTAGAGGAAAGGTTGGCTTACATCTTCAACCCTGGAAACCCTGAGATATTCTACGAG CGCTACAGCGTTAGCATGGACTTTGTCCGGCGTTTCGAGCAGCAGTGCAGTTCTCAGGCCAGTGTGAAGAGACTGAGAGTTCATCCGTCGTATACCAGTTTCAACAACAAATGGAACCTGCCTGTCTACTTCCAGCTTCG GTACAAAGAAATTGCCGGGCGCCTGGAGAACACCATAGGAGACGGATTAGAAGCAGCACCAG CTGGCGGTTTGTTCCACCTGCAAGTGTCTGAGGTGTTATGGTCCTGCTTGGTTAGGTGCTGGTCGGACAAGGTCTACCTGTCACCTCTTGCTCATCGCTTCTGGAAGCTGACTCTGCAGCTGTACTCGCGATATGCCAAGTTTCTGGATGAG GCATTGACTAAAAACCCGGCCTTCGAGGCTCCGAAGGAGCCGACCAGACCCCTGCCGAGCTCGGCCTCTTCCACGTCCAGCCGAACGTCCCTGGACGAAGGCGGCAGCGAGGGCGGCGGCCCGGCAGCTCTGTCCACCAAACAGCTGGTTTTCATTGCAGCTGACATTCAGAAGCTACAGGAGAAG ATCCCAGAGTTGTCAGAGATGGTCAGACAGCGATTGGATGCTATCGGGATCAAAAACTTTGCAGTTGTAGAAG ATGCCCTCGCAGACTCCAGGGTTCGCCTGTCCAGCAGCATTCCGTCTCTGAACACCAGGATGACGCAGCATCTGACCGAACGCTCCTGCCGCTTCCTGAAGAGCGCCTCTGAGGTCCCACGACTCTACCGCAGGACCAATAAA GACCTACCAGTACGAGCATCGGCATACATGGACAACGCTTTACAGCCATTACACCAGCTGCTAGCAGACTCCACAGGGCTGGTCAACCCCCTAACGGCACAGGAATGGCTCCGAGTTACACTGTCTGACTGCACACAGAA gTACTACGAGACCATCTCAGAAGTTCTGAGCTCAGTGAAAAAGATGGAAGACAGTCTGAAGCGTTTAAAGCAAGCCAGAAAAGGTGCAAGCGCTGCTGTCACAACAGGAACCAACGGTGGGCCGACGGACGACAGCAAGATCCGTCTTCAGCTGGCCTTGGATGTGGAGTGTCTGGGCGAACAG ATTCAGAAAATGGGCCTCCGGCCCAGCGACATCTCCATGTTCTCCACCCTAATGGAGCTTGTGAAAGAAGCCCGGGACCTCGCCGAACAGAACCAGTAG
- the agt gene encoding angiotensinogen: MQKLQPLLLAALVCCWISGSQTNRVYIHPFHLFAVDNVSCETLQGSAVKALETVAVEALDVEVLTPDSRDRSSLDAQKQNMTERTAVLAGLLNPLGLRMYHALSKKQNNTLFSPVNTFGSLVAFYLGASKKTARSFQEFLGLSSGTDRDDCVSLVDGHKILSTLQDINSLVDDGSRDEITTQVWAFARSDAQLSRDFIQGTQDFSDKSFIRGVDFSKHEETETLVNSFVEKTSDGKVTNVFKDLNPSNKFLFISSFSFKGNWMTAFQPDKVSMEEFHVDETTKVTTSTMTRTYHYHYLNDKVNRCTVVKLSLSKQSHMLLILPHEGTTLGHIEDKLLANLMGGWHKKLQEGLLELSLPKFSLSSLIDIHDLLTTMNRPLGLTLLGSQAEFTRLSNTSPFSIDKAMNNVMFEMSGEAAEPQARTTEAGVALRLSINRPFFFSIIEEHYESILLLGKISNPTL, from the exons atgcaGAAGCTACAACCACTTCTTCTAGCGGCCCTGGTGTGTTGCTGGATCTCCGGAAGCCAAACTAACCGCGTCTACATTCACCCCTTCCACCTTTTTGCTGTTGACAATGTCAGCTGTGAGACTCTGCAAGGCTCCGCCGTGAAGGCTCTCGAAACCGTCGCCGTGGAGGCCCTTGATGTTGAAGTTTTGACCCCTGACAGCAGGGACCGGTCAAGTCTGGATGCACAGAAGCAGAACATGACAGAGAGGACGGCAGTGCTGGCTGGCCTGCTGAATCCTCTGGGTCTGAGGATGTACCATGCCCTcagcaaaaaacagaacaacaccCTCTTCTCTCCAGTCAACACTTTTGGCTCACTTGTTGCCTTTTACCTCGGAGCGTCTAAGAAGACAGCACGCTCTTTTCAG gAGTTTCTAGGCCTCAGTAGCGGTACCGACAGAGATGACTGTGTATCTTTAGTAGACGGACATAAGATCCTCAGTACACTACAAGACATTAACTCTCTGGTGGACGATGGGTCTAGAGATGAAATCACCACTCAGGTCTGGGCCTTTGCACGGAGCGACGCTCAGCTATCTAGAGACTTTATTCAGGGAACACAAGACTTCTCAGACAAATCGTTTATCCGAGGCGTGGACTTCTCGAAGCATGAGGAGACGGAAACACTGGTGAACAGCTTTGTGGAGAAAACGTCGGACGGGAAAGTGACGAACGTCTTCAAAGACCTGAACCCAAGCAACAAATTTCTCTTCATCTCATCCTTCAGCTTCAAAG GCAACTGGATGACAGCTTTCCAACCAGATAAGGTTTCCATGGAAGAGTTTCATGTGGACGAGACAACAAAAGTAACGACTTCAACAATGACACGCACTTATCACTACCACTACCTGAATGACAAG gTGAATAGGTGCACTGTTGTGAAGCTGTCTCTCAGTAAACAGAGCCACATGTTGCTCATTCTACCTCACGAAGGAACAACCCTCGGTCATATAGAGGACAAACTGCTCGCCAACCTGATGGGTGGCTGGCACAAGAAGCTCCAGGAAGG TTTGTTGGAGCTGTCCCTCCCTAAGTTCTCCCTGTCTTCTCTGATTGACATCCATGACCTACTGACCACCATGAATCGCCCTCTTGGGCTCACGCTCTTGGGCTCCCAGGCCGAGTTCACCCGGCTCAGCAACACCAGCCCTTTCTCCATAGACAAG gccATGAACAACGTGATGTTTGAGATGTCAGGGGAAGCAGCAGAACCTCAGGCCAGGACTACAGAAGCAGGCGTCGCTTTGAGGCTGTCCATCAACAGACCGTTCTTTTTCTCCATTATAGAGGAGCATTACGAATCGATCCTGCTGCTGGGAAAGATCTCCAACCCTACCCTCTAA